From one Sardina pilchardus chromosome 6, fSarPil1.1, whole genome shotgun sequence genomic stretch:
- the LOC134083385 gene encoding urokinase plasminogen activator surface receptor-like, translating into MFCDVSVHSLKCMQCIPETSLNCTNTEVDCPAGECLSLGVTTYTEGMKVNHINLKYCSAPGHCPSGSINYGMVASSYDSECCGTDLCNAQDMPDRPLVSSKNGQKCFTCTGEHCSSTVDCLGDENRCIKSRVITDGTTMTLKGCASEKLCGTSQSQVVLPNIYTSSVCCEGSLCNHAEHSRLPLSLVLMAFSSLILTL; encoded by the exons ATGTTTTGTGATGTTTCAGTGCATTCCCTAAAGTGTATGCAGTGCATCCCAGAGACATCTTTGAACTGCACCAACACTGAGGTGGACTGTCCTGCTGGCGAGTGCCTGAGCCTGGGAGTAACAACCTACACTG AGGGCATGAAAGTCAATCATATCAACTTGAAGTACTGCTCAGCACCAGGACATTGCCCCTCCGGGTCAATCAATTATGGGATGGTAGCGTCAAGCTATGACAGTGAGTGCTGTGGGACTGACCTGTGCAATGCTCAGGACATGCCAG ATAGACCACTCGTCAGCTCAAAAAATGGCCAGAAGTGTTTTACCTGTACAGGAGAACATTGTTCATCCACAGTGGACTGTTTAGGAGATGAAAATCGCTGTATCAAATCAAGAG TAATCACTGATGGCACCACCATGACACTGAAAGGATGTGCCTCGGAGAAATTATGTGGGACGTCCCAATCCCAGGTGGTCCTGCCCAACATCTACACAAGCTCCGTGTGCTGCGAAGGAAGTCTGTGTAACCATGCCGAGCACTCGAGGTTGCCTCTCTCCCTTGTTCTGATGGCTTTTTCCTCCCTCATCCTCACACTATGA
- the ywhabl gene encoding tyrosine 3-monooxygenase/tryptophan 5-monooxygenase activation protein, beta polypeptide like, with protein sequence MDKSELVQKAKLAEQAERYDDMAAAMKAVTEEGNELSNEERNLLSVAYKNVVGARRSSWRVVSSIEQKTEGSDKKQQMAKEYREKIEKELKDICTDVLDLLDKFLIPKATPAESKVFYLKMKGDYYRYLAEVALGEEKASIISNSQEAYKDAFDISKTEMQPTHPIRLGLALNFSVFYYEILNSPEQACKLAKTAFDEAIAELDSLNEESYKDSTLIMQLLRDNLTLWTSDNQGDGEDTEEGREN encoded by the exons ATGGACAAGAGCGAGTTGGTACAGAAGGCCAAGCTGGCCGAGCAGGCGGAGCGCTACGATgacatggcggccgccatgaaGGCCGTGACGGAGGAGGGCAACGAGTTGTCCAACGAGGAGCGCAACCTGCTGTCGGTGGCCTACAAGAACGTGGTGGGCGCGCGCCGTTCCTCATGGAGGGTGGTCTCCAGCATCGAGCAAAAGACTGAAGGCAGCGACAAGAAGCAGCAAATGGCCAAAGAGTACCGGGAAAAGATTGAGAAGGAACTGAAGGACATCTGCACTGACGTGCTA GACCTGCTGGACAAGTTCCTCATCCCCAAGGCCACTCCCGCCGAGAGTAAAGTCTTCTACCTGAAGATGAAGGGGGATTACTACCGTTACCTGGCAGAGGTGGCTCTGGGCGAGGAGAAGGCCT CCATCATCTCCAACTCGCAGGAGGCCTACAAAGATGCGTTTGACATCAGCAAGACAGAGATGCAGCCGACCCACCCCATCCGCCTGGGCCTGGCCCTCAACTTCTCCGTCTTCTACTACGAGATCCTCAACTCGCCCgagcaggcatgcaaactggccAAGACG GCTTTTGACGAGGCCATCGCAGAGCTCGACTCGCTGAACGAAGAGTCGTACAAAGACAGCACGTTGATCATGCAGCTACTGCGAGACAACCTCACA cTGTGGACCTCAGACAACCAGGGAGATGGCGAGGACACTGAGGAGGGCCGAGAAAACTGA